The genomic interval TGGCGGAAATATTGAAGGCCAGTTTTCGTGAACGCGACTTGGTTGCGCGCTACGGAGGCGACGAGTTCGTCGTTCTCATGATAAATGTGCAGGAAAACGTCGTGATTCGAACCCTGGAGCGAATTTCGGCAAAACTCGACTCTTTCAACCAAACCGGCGCATATCCGTGGACCCTTTCGGCGAGCTGGGGTTTTTCCATGCGCACTAAAGAAGACGTCGATAAAACTTTTGAATCGCTGATCGAGGAAAGCGACGCCATTTTGTATCAGCACAAGAAAAAGAAAAGATCTTCGCAGTAAAAGCTCCGTACCTCTTTTTTTCCCCGGTCATATCTTTATATACTATCGGCATGACTTTCATTCGCTCACGCTCCGAACAAAAGAATCAAAGACATCTCTTCTTGCTTTTTAGTCTTTTCGCCTTCGTACTTGCTTCTTCCTGTACGGTAAAAGAACCGATTCGAACTGAGTTCGTTCTCGGTACGGTTTGTTCAGTTCAATTGTTTGAAAAAGGAACTCCGGAGATTCACAATACAATCTTCTCGAGATTGCGCGAGCTTGAATTGATTTTCAGCGCGAATAGAGACGATTCCCTCCTTATGAAAATCAACAAAGCTGCAGGTTCGGAGGCGGTTCAGGCGCCTGAAGAAATTCATACCGTCTTAACCGAAGCGCTCCGAATAAGCTCCCTTACCGACGGAGCCTTCGATCCGACCATAGGACCGCTGGTGAAAGCGTGGAATATCGGCACAGACTATGCGGCAGTCCCGGATGAATCGGATCGGCTTGAGGCCTTGAAACTGATCGACTATCGAAAGGTTTCAATATCCGGAGACGCTGTTACGCTGGAAGAACCCGGAATGAGGTTAGACCTGGGAGGAATCGCGAAAGGGTATGCGGCTGATGAAATCGTAAAACTTTTAAAAAAATACGGAATACAGCGGGCGATCATCGATCTCGGCGGAAACGTATATGCGTACGGCAAAAAAGCAAAAAACCAGAAATGGACGATCGGAATCCGCGATCCTGAAGAATCCGAAGGCGATCCGGTTCTCTCGATACCGGTGGAGAACCAATCCGTCGTAACCTCGGGCGTATACGAGCGCAATTTTCTTTCGAACGGCATTCTCTATCATCATATTCTCGACAAGAAAACAGGCTTCCCCGCCGACACCGGTTTAATATCAGTCACAATCGTATCGGAAAACTCGATGATGGCGGACGCTCTTTCCACGTCGGTGTTTCTCCTGGGAGCTGAAAAAGGGCTTGAATTGTTGAACGGAGCCGATAATACGGAAGGAATTCTCATCACTAAAGACAGAAAAGTTCTCATAACGCCGGGCTTGAAATCGCTCGTTAGGGTTCTCGACGAGCGATTCCAACCGGAATAAGACGCGTCTACACTATTACAACGGAATTGTCAGCGTTTCCGAAGTTGGAGGGCATATATTTGTCGGCTGCCCAATCGTTTTCCCAGCGAATGTCGTCCATCAAATAGCGGAATTGATACTCGTTACCCTGTTCAAGAGCAACAGTGATGGAATACAAGCCTTCTTTGTTCAAAGACAACACATGGGCTTTTGTATCCCAGCTATTAAAATCGCCGACCAACGCGACTTTTTTCACCCCCATTGTCGCTTCCGCAGGCAATTCGAAGGTCACCTTGCAGGTTTTGCCCTTCTTCGGGTACGCCTTATATAACGCCATAAATATCTCCTTCTTCTGGCATTTATTG from Teretinema zuelzerae carries:
- a CDS encoding isoamylase early set domain-containing protein, which gives rise to MALYKAYPKKGKTCKVTFELPAEATMGVKKVALVGDFNSWDTKAHVLSLNKEGLYSITVALEQGNEYQFRYLMDDIRWENDWAADKYMPSNFGNADNSVVIV
- a CDS encoding FAD:protein FMN transferase produces the protein MTFIRSRSEQKNQRHLFLLFSLFAFVLASSCTVKEPIRTEFVLGTVCSVQLFEKGTPEIHNTIFSRLRELELIFSANRDDSLLMKINKAAGSEAVQAPEEIHTVLTEALRISSLTDGAFDPTIGPLVKAWNIGTDYAAVPDESDRLEALKLIDYRKVSISGDAVTLEEPGMRLDLGGIAKGYAADEIVKLLKKYGIQRAIIDLGGNVYAYGKKAKNQKWTIGIRDPEESEGDPVLSIPVENQSVVTSGVYERNFLSNGILYHHILDKKTGFPADTGLISVTIVSENSMMADALSTSVFLLGAEKGLELLNGADNTEGILITKDRKVLITPGLKSLVRVLDERFQPE